Genomic DNA from Enterococcus saigonensis:
TGCGGTTCTCTCACATCAATAATTTGCGGCTTTTCGGATAATTTATTCTCCAGTTCAGTAGTTGAAATCGTAGGTGTTTTTTTGAAAAACATATTTTTCCTCCTCATAATAGTAATTATTCTGCTGTTACTTTTTCCATTAAATACTCTTTTAGTACTTCTTTTGGTTGGTAGCCAACTATTTTTTCAATAGGCTGACCATCTTTATATAAAACCATGGTAGGAATGCTCATAATGCCCAGTTGACTAGCTATTACATTGTTTTCGTCAATGTTCAACTTTGCAATTTTAATTTCAGGTGCAAATTCTGCTTCTAATTCTTCTAATACTGGTCCTAACATCTTACATGGCCCGCACCAAGGAGCCCAAAAATCGACTAATGTAATACCCTCTTTTACTTCTGATGCTAATGTTATATCAGTTACTTTTACTGTCATTTGATTGTTCATCTCCTTTTATCTTATGTCTGTTATTTCTTTTCAATGAAAATGTACTTGGCACTGGATCATATCCGCCTTTAACAAATGGATGACACCGCATAATACGTGCTGCTCCCATTAGAGACCCTTTTGCTGCTCCGTGTTTTTCAATCGCATCAACAGCATAGTGCGAGCAGGTGGGATAATAACGGCAACTCGGTGGAAACAACGGCGAAATTCCTTTTTGATAACCTTTTATACTTAATAAAATGATATTTTTCATTTATATACCCCCATGCATATTTTTTGTAAAGCATTTTTCAAAAAGAATAAAAACGACCATAATATGTCGGTATTTCCGAATCTTGTATTAAGAGCTAGTGGATAAAGTTACATGACCTTCCTCCCTATGGGCAAAAAAAACTATAGAGGACACTTTTTTTAGTGTCCTCTATAGGGGTCCATTTTAGTTCACGAGAAAGTCTTTTTTATATTTATTTAGCAGCGTCCACTACTTCTTTTAATGTTGATTCAACTTCTCTAGCAATCATTGTCAAATTATCATCTTTGATAATAGTGTCCATGATTTGGAATTCTTATTGGATAGAAATTTCTTTCTAGAACATGATTTCGTCGAAAGTTCTCATTGGTTGAGGATAGGCATGTTCAAAACAATCAGTCCGATATCCTTTTAATCCAGTTGCTGCACTATATAAAAAATTTCATCATAGTTTCGCCCTAGTCGTTCCAAAGATTCGATGACAAAAATATCCTTCTTCCTTAAAAAATGAAGTTCTTTTTGCAATTATTCTCGTGAGGTCTTCTTTTAACTACATAAAATTGTAACCACTGGTTTTAAGAGTAGTGTATCATCCCAAATCATATAATTAATTGACTGCGATTGTTATAAAACTCACGGTAAGCCATATAACTAGCAATAAATGAAGAAATCGCAGTAACTGAAATCAACATAAACATCACAACAATTTGGTAACGAATCGCTTGAACAGGATCAATTCCCGCAAAAATCAACCCTGACATCATACCTGGTAGGCTGACAAGTCCAACCGTTTTTGTTCGGTCAATAGAAGGAGCCATGCCCGTTTTGACGCTTTCTCTTACAATACTCATGGACGCTTGTTTTTTATTGGCTCCCAATGCCAATTTTTCCAATACCTGTTGGCGTTGGTCCGTAAATTTTGAATTCAAAGACCGATAGGTCACTCCAATCGCAGTCATGGCGTTGCTGGCAATCATGCCTGTAATTGGAACGATTTGGGAAGGGGTCCAGTCAATGACTCCTGAAAAAACAAGAATGAGTAAGGACAAGGCTGTTCCTACTCCAATAGCCGTCGTTGAAATTTTAAAAGAGCGGTTGATCCCCTCACTGCGTGTATGGGCGTTATAAGAAGCGTTGAACACAATGAACAAAACCATCGCTAAAGTGAGAAAGTTGTTATCCACTCGTAATACGTAGCTCAATACATATCCAATAAGGACTAATTGAACGACAGCGCGAATTCCCGCAATAAAAATGTCGTTTCCTAATCCCAATTTCTCTTTGTAATCAATCAACAAGGCAACTATCAAGAGGACAGAGGATAAAAGCAAAGAAAGATTACTGATTTCCAAATTGTTTGTCATTTCGATTCCTCCATTTTTCCACCTTTGATAGTAATCAGACGAGAAGCTTGGTCGATTTCTTCCTGGTTGTGAGTGACGGCCAACACCGTAGTTTGTTGGTCTTTCATCATGTCTCGGACTAAATCAAGGATAATCGCTCTGTTTTCTTGGTCCAATGAACTGGTAACTTCATCCAGGAGCAACACTTTCGGTTGATACATCAAATTTCGGACCAATGCAACCCGTTGTTTTTCCCCTCCTGATAGTTCCTTGACCTCTTTCGATAAGTAAGTTTCAGGTATTTGAACTCGTTCTAACAATTTTTTTGCACGTTCCCGATCAAATCCTTCTTCTCTTATGCGGGCAGGAAAAGACAAGTTCTCTTGAACTGTCTCATCGAATAGAGAAGCGTTTTGAAAGAAATAAGAGACTTCTTTTCTATACTCCACAGGATCGATTTTTTGCAGATCCGTACCTCGATAATAAATTTTTCCGGAAGTTGGGGAAAGCAGCGTACCAATTAATTTCAAAAGGGTACTTTTTCCACTTCCAGAAGGACCAGAAAAAACAATCACTTCCCCTTTGTTTACTGTAAAAGAGATATCTTGAAGGATTTGGTTTCCGTTTGCCTGAAAACCAACCTTCTCTAATTGAAACAATGAATCACTCATACCACTTCTCTCCTTTATAAAAAAGCCCTGCACCAGTGGACCATCCATACGGGTGCAGGGCTTTTGTTTCATCCTAGTGTACCTCAGTGTTCGTTTGGATCGTTTTTGGCGTCTTCATGAGTAGGGTGAACCGTTCCTTCAAGGTGATCTGGACCAGCATAAATGGTATACAGTCTGAGCGGCTTATCACCGGTGTTTTCGATGTTGTGCCACATGTCCGCCGGAACAAATACGGCGTCATCATCCATCACTTTTTGTTGAACATGTAAGTTATCTTTAGAAGGCCCCATTTTACACACGCCTTCTCCTTCTTCAATACGGATAAATTGGTCAATGCCTTCGTGCACTTCCAAACCGATGTCATCGCCCGGTTGAATGGACATTACGGTGACTTGCAGTTTACTGCCTGTCCAAATGGTCGTCCGGTAATTATCATTTCCTGTGGTGGCGTCTTCAATATTAATGATATACGGCTTCTTCCCATGATCCTTGTAGTCTATTTCCATCTTCCATTCCTCCTAGTCTTTGTACTGAAACAATGATACCTACTTCTTATTTATAATAATTCTAATTAATGGTACCACATCTAAAATTCTATGCAAAAAAATTAGCTTTTTGGAGAGCGATTCTAAACAAAGACCATATAACGCGCAATTACAATTGGTACCCCTTAATCCTCAGCACATAAAGGAAAAAATATGGAATCAAAAAATAACCGATATGTACTCTGGTTATGACTTGAATCAGGGAGAATTTCAGAGACGACACATCATACTTTTTTAGTTTGCACTTGTAAAATAACTAGCGTACATTAAGTTTATGCTCACTATCAAGCGTTGTCAATCCTTTAGACTCTTATCAATTTCGAAAGAAAGTAGCAAGGTTATTGATTGTGACTGTAAAAGTGGGGTGTTCCTATAAGCACATTAAACTATCTTCTCTAATTTATCATGCTATTTAAATTCTGCTTTTTCATGAGAATTTTTGTCCAAAACTTGTTAAAATGATTTTAAAAAATACTTACATACACAATCCCCAAAAGACACTAATGTCATTTCAGTCAAAAAAGATACCGCAGAAAATTTCCACCTGAGATTCAATACGATATTACTCTCTTGACAGCCAGCTTAATTCCTTAGTTGAATAGATTATTAAAGTGCACAAAAAAACAATGCGGCGTTTGTTATATTAGTGATAAGTAGTGATTGCTTGAATTCGATATCCGAAGACAACAACACGCAAAAAAAAGTTACAACCTTGTTGAACATCATGATGTTCAACAAGCTATCTTGCTATACAAGGATGTTTTAGAAACGAAAACAATAATTTGACACTAATCCATTTAAGAATGCTGCTTGAGAAATTTTTATCAAATGACACTACTCAAATTCCTAAAATCGATATCACTAAAGCCCTGGCTCTTATAAATCAAATCATAAGAAGCCACGTACCCGACTTCTTATGATTTCCAATTTTTCGCAGACTTTATGACCCCATTATCTATTGACCAGCTGCAAATAGTTAGTCAAAAACTACTTGCTGTTGACTTCAATGTCATGGACTCATTCAACCATTTTTACAAGAAATATTACCCTATCTGCTTGGGAAACTTATCTGACTGCTTAATGGACTTAGGGTACTTTGAAGAATCAAAACTCATATTGGAAAAACTAGCTTTCGTAGCAGACCATGTGGACTCTATCGAATTAAAAATGTGGGCACAATACCTAACAAACGTACTAAATATTTACATGGATGATCAATTTAATGAAAAACAGAATCGATTAAATAAATTAAATCAAATCGTAACAAATTGGCACAATTTATTGCCATCCAGTCATTTGGTAGAAGGTCTACACGGCGCTTTCCAACGTTTATCTGACAGAAACGTTGATCGTCCAAACAACATTCATATTCCACCTGTATACATTTTAAAGCCATAGGAAAAAGCCTAGTATCTATTGCTAGGCTCTTTTGTATACCTCTACACATTCATTTCCTTCTTCCAGCATTCATAAGACTCAACAGTTGCACTTTTTTTCATTCTCCTACAAATTCCACTAAACAACGACCACTTATAATCATCAAGAATAGCAGTACCTACTCCCCCTACTCCTAAGAAAAACACTAAAAGCAAATACAAAAATAGCATCATATTCGTCCATAACGATAAAAGAACCAATAAAAGAGAAACTAATCTGGCCGTAATAAAAGAAAGAATCAGAATACCATAATAGATTTTCAAAAGAACAGCCCATTCTTTGATCCTATTAAGCTCAGCTATTTCCTCCTCAATCATTCATCAATCCACCTGCTCTTTCTTCTTCTTGGGATCAATACTCTTTAAAAACCTCTCCTCCAACACCAATAAATGACGATAAACATCATCCATTGACAAGCCTGAAGAAAGGCTTAGACAATACAAAAAATCACAAGGCAACGTCTTTACGGTACGGTTTCTTGTTACCCAGCTTGCTACTGTACTCTGCTTATAGCCATGCAACTCACAAAATTGCTCTACTGTCAGACCTAACCGCGAAATAATAAACACATTGATCGGGTAGGGATATACAAAGGTATTGATACTCATAGTCAGAAAGACCTCCCACCATATTATTACGTTTGCGATAATAATACTACTCTTTCTTAAGAACAGCAAGCAAGGGAGAGAAAAAGAGGAACGTATCATAGATATAATGTAATAGGCAATTTGCACCTTTTAATTTCAGCCTGTATCGATCATGAACAGATCTGTTTGCACGCCGATCTTGTTGGGATCTATCAAGCGTTTCAGTGCTGTCTGGATAAACGTGTATTCTTTTCCAAAAGCTTCTGAGATCGCAGCGAAATAAGCCTCCCGGCTTTCTTTTTTTAGCCGGATAACGGAGCGCATCAATCCATGTATCGAAGCTAGCATAATGCCTCCATTACGACCAGCACGAACACGAAAATGAATTTTGTTCTCTTCTCTTAAATGCTTCAGTACTTTGTCCAGGGAACGTTTTGGGATCTTTAAACGTTTAGTTAACTCTTTTTTTGTAGAAATAATGTATGGTTGTTCTTCATAGGATTGCTCATTCAAATAGGACAGTAGATCTTCTGCCCATTCATGACTATGTGAATACTTGCGAACAGCTCTTTCTTTCTTGAATTTCCACCAACCCCGTTTTTTGTTGAATAGTTGCTCTTCAGAAAGATTGGCATCAACCCACTCTTGGCATAATAGGACAATTTTTTCTCTGTGCGCTGCTTGATATTTTCCGGAGTAAGCGGAACGAATGATTCTGGTTAATTCTCGATCAGATAAAGGGTTAGCCAAGCGGTCATTGAATTCTAACATCGTCAATTCACATGCTTCTACTTCGTATCCTGACGAAAAGTATGCCAAAGACAAGGTGAATATGACATTATTTCGACCGTATACGCCCTTTTCACCTTGTATTTTTTGACTTTTTAGCAACAGCTGGAACCAGGGTTCATCGACTTGACGAAATTCTTGAGTAGATGGTAATACAAAAACGTTCTTGATCTCCGCTTTTTTGTCCGCATCTTCTCTCATTGACCAGTCGATCCATTCTTCGAAACTATAACGATACTGTGGTTCAAAGAATAAAACATTCTCTTCAGAAGGCATTCGTGTGATCCCAAAATGATTGGCATTTACATCAACTGGAAACCGATAATCATTTGAAAATTTGTTTCTTAGATTTTTTGAGATCATTTTGGCCACATTGATCACTTTAAAATTTGATTTCTTCGTCACGTATGCAGGCTTGTCTAGTACATAGAAAGCTTGAAATCCATGCGGTGTACGTAGAATCATTGTCGGCATAAAGCCGATCTCGTGACTGGCCAAGATAATTTC
This window encodes:
- the trxA gene encoding thioredoxin, with translation MTVKVTDITLASEVKEGITLVDFWAPWCGPCKMLGPVLEELEAEFAPEIKIAKLNIDENNVIASQLGIMSIPTMVLYKDGQPIEKIVGYQPKEVLKEYLMEKVTAE
- the yidD gene encoding membrane protein insertion efficiency factor YidD; its protein translation is MKNIILLSIKGYQKGISPLFPPSCRYYPTCSHYAVDAIEKHGAAKGSLMGAARIMRCHPFVKGGYDPVPSTFSLKRNNRHKIKGDEQSNDSKSN
- a CDS encoding ABC transporter permease codes for the protein MTNNLEISNLSLLLSSVLLIVALLIDYKEKLGLGNDIFIAGIRAVVQLVLIGYVLSYVLRVDNNFLTLAMVLFIVFNASYNAHTRSEGINRSFKISTTAIGVGTALSLLILVFSGVIDWTPSQIVPITGMIASNAMTAIGVTYRSLNSKFTDQRQQVLEKLALGANKKQASMSIVRESVKTGMAPSIDRTKTVGLVSLPGMMSGLIFAGIDPVQAIRYQIVVMFMLISVTAISSFIASYMAYREFYNNRSQLII
- a CDS encoding ABC transporter ATP-binding protein, with translation MSDSLFQLEKVGFQANGNQILQDISFTVNKGEVIVFSGPSGSGKSTLLKLIGTLLSPTSGKIYYRGTDLQKIDPVEYRKEVSYFFQNASLFDETVQENLSFPARIREEGFDRERAKKLLERVQIPETYLSKEVKELSGGEKQRVALVRNLMYQPKVLLLDEVTSSLDQENRAIILDLVRDMMKDQQTTVLAVTHNQEEIDQASRLITIKGGKMEESK
- a CDS encoding cupin domain-containing protein is translated as MEIDYKDHGKKPYIINIEDATTGNDNYRTTIWTGSKLQVTVMSIQPGDDIGLEVHEGIDQFIRIEEGEGVCKMGPSKDNLHVQQKVMDDDAVFVPADMWHNIENTGDKPLRLYTIYAGPDHLEGTVHPTHEDAKNDPNEH
- a CDS encoding primase C-terminal domain-containing protein, which codes for MAASLDVVYSTVLQNGIRKFKYKNSHLKPVSFSDQSGKGAIFAYRSKEHMIEGIGLVITSEEGVIENNNRFTHWTPNVFRYGTYADEARMFTKGHSEDNLRQINTFFVDFDTLDPNFDYGEIILASHEIGFMPTMILRTPHGFQAFYVLDKPAYVTKKSNFKVINVAKMISKNLRNKFSNDYRFPVDVNANHFGITRMPSEENVLFFEPQYRYSFEEWIDWSMREDADKKAEIKNVFVLPSTQEFRQVDEPWFQLLLKSQKIQGEKGVYGRNNVIFTLSLAYFSSGYEVEACELTMLEFNDRLANPLSDRELTRIIRSAYSGKYQAAHREKIVLLCQEWVDANLSEEQLFNKKRGWWKFKKERAVRKYSHSHEWAEDLLSYLNEQSYEEQPYIISTKKELTKRLKIPKRSLDKVLKHLREENKIHFRVRAGRNGGIMLASIHGLMRSVIRLKKESREAYFAAISEAFGKEYTFIQTALKRLIDPNKIGVQTDLFMIDTG